Genomic DNA from Sphingomonas lacunae:
GGGCCCATTGTCCCGGCAGCCGCCCGGTCCTGGCGGGCAGCGCCATGGCGACGACTGGCGCATTCGAACTTTACGACATGCTGGTTTGATGCGTCAGGTGGCGGTTTGGCGCTTCGTCAGACAACCAGTTCTTCGAGCATCCGGGGGGACTGAATGACCAGCCGTCCGGCTTCGCGCCGGATGATGCCGCGACGTTCAAGGTTGGAAATGGCGCGGGACGCAGTTTCGCGGGTGGTTTGCACGCTGACCGCCAGAGCCGCGACAATCGGTGCGGGCTCAATGACATGGTCCGGACCAGCCATTTCGAGCAGTCGGGCATGGATACGCCCGACCGCCGTCAGGCTGATGCGTGCCGCGAGCCTGTCGAGCAATGTGCCCGACTGTCGGGCATAACTGCGAGCCACGGCCAGCGCGAAGTCACTGTCCGCCAGACCCAACCTTTCGATCTGACTCGTCCCGACCGTGAGCAGGCGGGTTATGCCATGAGTGGTCAATGATGCGCTCATCGCCCGTGGACGGCGTCCGAAATGGCCGATCAGATCGCCAGGCGGGTGGGTCGCCACGACGGTGTTGCGCCCTTCCGGAGACAGGACCTCACACCGGACATTACCATCGAGAATCAACCAGTTGCTGTCGGCCTCGTCCCCCTGGTGAACCAAGGTCACAGCATGGGGGGCAATGCGGGGCTGACCCATGGCATAGAGTGATTGCGCGGCGCGCAGACTGCATTCCAGCGCGCTTGCTATCGCGGCGATGTCATCGCCGGTCTCTGTATGCGGTCCCTGCATGGCCGCCATGCTAAACGGTCGGCGGATGCGTGCAAGCTGCTATTATGTGCATCCGCCGCTTGTCTCCGACTGCGGTCAGGCGGGGTTGCCCGCCTTTACCTCAGCAATCCAACGGTCGATCTTTTCTTCCAGGATCGGCAGCGGCAACGAACCGGTCATCAACACCTGGGCATGGAATGCACGGATGTCAAAACGGTCACCCAGTTCGGTTTCCGCCTTGCGCCGCAAACGCTGGATGGTCAGCGCGCCGACCTTGTAGGCCAAGGCCTGGCTGGGGATGGCGATATAGCGTTCCACCTCTGCTGTCGCATCGGTGCGGCCCATGTCACTGTTGGCGAGCATGTAGTCGATGGCCTGTTCGCGGGTCCAACCC
This window encodes:
- a CDS encoding Crp/Fnr family transcriptional regulator encodes the protein MQGPHTETGDDIAAIASALECSLRAAQSLYAMGQPRIAPHAVTLVHQGDEADSNWLILDGNVRCEVLSPEGRNTVVATHPPGDLIGHFGRRPRAMSASLTTHGITRLLTVGTSQIERLGLADSDFALAVARSYARQSGTLLDRLAARISLTAVGRIHARLLEMAGPDHVIEPAPIVAALAVSVQTTRETASRAISNLERRGIIRREAGRLVIQSPRMLEELVV